In Thiovibrio frasassiensis, one DNA window encodes the following:
- a CDS encoding glycine zipper domain-containing protein, translated as MMKRVGILAFCVMISSISTSALAEGIDGKAVLGGAIGGAAGAAVGSVVGGKTGAIVGAGLGGATGAAIAADDKPAKKVVVIHEDGHHDNGRHRGQYKHRKGHGHDD; from the coding sequence ATGATGAAGCGAGTGGGAATTTTGGCGTTTTGCGTGATGATTTCCAGTATCTCCACCTCGGCGTTGGCCGAGGGCATCGATGGCAAGGCCGTTCTCGGCGGCGCCATCGGCGGCGCGGCTGGCGCCGCGGTTGGTTCCGTGGTTGGCGGGAAGACCGGCGCCATTGTGGGGGCCGGCTTAGGCGGTGCGACTGGTGCGGCCATTGCCGCCGATGACAAACCGGCCAAGAAAGTAGTGGTTATTCATGAAGATGGCCACCATGACAATGGCCGGCATCGTGGCCAGTACAAGCATCGTAAGGGTCATGGGCACGACGATTGA
- a CDS encoding 3'-5' exoribonuclease YhaM family protein codes for MTTVNKKIQIQEIIDGQTIHDLFLVREMSRGETKAGKPYLSLVLMDASGEISCRVWENAEQLMDECPAGAIVSVTGQAQGYRGILQLRIDTLSRVQESEVDLALFVPSTKGNIGLMAKELLKLVNSVENPFLKELLLSLFGERRLMQSFKKAPAAKMMHHAYVGGLLEHTLAVARLAESISTLYPTLDRSLLIAGALLHDIGKLREFSFDSFPFDYTDRGRLVGHMVLGIEMMQEKINAISGFPEDLGDRLKHLILSHHGRHEFGSPSLPMMQEAFALNFLDDLDAKINYLDRLSGQVKGEGYQWTEFQRNLERFLFVRGHQAEDGLPADQGQDNGVDPRQRTLFGL; via the coding sequence ATGACAACCGTAAACAAAAAGATCCAGATACAAGAAATTATTGACGGCCAAACAATCCACGACCTTTTCCTGGTCCGCGAGATGAGCCGTGGCGAAACCAAGGCCGGCAAGCCCTATCTAAGCCTGGTCCTGATGGACGCCAGCGGCGAGATCTCGTGCCGGGTCTGGGAGAATGCCGAGCAACTCATGGACGAATGCCCGGCCGGAGCCATAGTTTCCGTTACCGGTCAGGCCCAGGGTTACAGAGGAATCCTCCAACTCCGAATTGACACCCTCAGCCGGGTGCAGGAGAGTGAGGTGGACCTGGCCCTCTTTGTCCCAAGCACCAAGGGCAACATTGGACTCATGGCCAAGGAGTTGCTCAAGCTGGTGAACAGCGTGGAAAACCCCTTTTTAAAGGAACTGCTCCTCTCCCTGTTCGGGGAACGGAGACTCATGCAATCCTTTAAAAAGGCGCCGGCCGCCAAGATGATGCACCATGCCTATGTGGGCGGCTTGCTGGAACACACCCTCGCCGTGGCCCGGCTGGCGGAGAGCATCAGCACCCTCTATCCGACCTTGGACCGCTCCTTGCTTATCGCCGGGGCGCTTCTCCACGACATCGGCAAGCTCCGGGAATTCAGCTTCGATTCCTTTCCCTTCGACTACACGGACCGGGGGAGGTTGGTGGGGCACATGGTATTGGGCATCGAGATGATGCAGGAAAAAATCAATGCAATCTCCGGCTTTCCGGAAGATCTGGGTGACCGGCTCAAACACCTTATTCTGAGCCATCACGGTCGGCATGAGTTCGGCTCCCCCTCCCTGCCCATGATGCAAGAGGCGTTTGCCTTGAATTTTTTGGACGATCTTGACGCCAAGATCAATTACCTGGATCGCTTGTCCGGCCAGGTAAAAGGGGAAGGATATCAGTGGACGGAATTCCAGCGCAACCTGGAGCGTTTTCTCTTTGTCCGAGGCCATCAGGCTGAAGATGGCTTGCCCGCCGATCAGGGGCAGGATAATGGGGTGGACCCGCGCCAACGGACGCTTTTCGGTCTGTAA
- a CDS encoding ABC transporter ATP-binding protein, whose amino-acid sequence MADPIVAFRSVSKTYAKELGTQALAALAEVSFSMQAGETLGMIGANGAGKSTAIKLIMDFIRPDAGAITILGKNPTHRPVRTRIGYLPETANFPANLTVLDMLRFTGSSCNMAQQEVRTSSEKWLRRLGLWEARNRPLRNYSKGMQQRANFAIALLNDPELLILDEPMSGLDPIGRADILALITDLKGQGKSILFCSHILEDVDRLVDRVLVLHKGRKLFEGQPHALAEQQGCSSFVEGYLSLVEQVQQ is encoded by the coding sequence TTGGCAGATCCGATTGTCGCATTCCGCTCCGTTTCCAAAACCTATGCCAAGGAGCTTGGCACCCAGGCCCTTGCCGCCCTTGCGGAGGTTTCCTTCTCCATGCAGGCCGGGGAAACCCTCGGCATGATCGGCGCCAACGGCGCGGGCAAGTCCACGGCCATCAAGTTGATCATGGATTTCATCCGGCCCGATGCCGGCGCCATTACCATCCTCGGCAAAAATCCGACACACCGCCCAGTCAGAACCCGGATCGGCTACCTGCCGGAGACCGCCAATTTTCCCGCGAACCTCACCGTCTTGGACATGCTGCGTTTTACCGGCAGTTCCTGCAACATGGCACAACAGGAGGTCCGCACCAGTTCCGAGAAATGGCTCCGCCGCCTCGGACTGTGGGAGGCCCGCAACCGACCGCTGCGGAACTACTCCAAAGGCATGCAGCAACGGGCCAACTTTGCCATTGCCCTGCTCAATGACCCGGAGCTGTTGATCCTGGACGAGCCCATGAGCGGCTTGGACCCCATTGGCCGGGCGGATATCCTTGCGCTTATTACCGATCTGAAAGGGCAGGGCAAATCCATCCTCTTCTGCTCGCATATCCTGGAAGACGTAGACCGGTTGGTGGATCGGGTTCTGGTGCTGCACAAAGGCCGTAAGCTTTTTGAAGGCCAACCCCACGCCCTGGCCGAACAGCAGGGGTGTTCCAGCTTTGTGGAGGGGTATCTCAGCCTTGTGGAACAGGTGCAACAATGA
- a CDS encoding type IV pilin protein — MKNQKGFTLVELMIVVAIIGILAAIAIPQFAAYRQRAFNSSATSDVVNLQKSQAAYFVDWRGFGYTAATSNAAIGANVVLAGPATAADHWITDGGTGLNIGVSNGVNIGCVVGLGNAAAPFQYSAFTAVAKHRTGPRTFGVDSDVTAVYWNATGNFGLDPYTLVIGDVPAVGAAGVNVLTTAANWTAL; from the coding sequence ATGAAGAACCAAAAAGGTTTCACCCTCGTAGAGTTGATGATCGTTGTCGCGATCATCGGCATCCTGGCGGCCATCGCCATCCCGCAGTTCGCCGCCTATCGCCAGCGGGCCTTCAACTCCTCGGCCACCAGCGATGTGGTCAATCTCCAGAAATCCCAGGCTGCTTACTTTGTTGACTGGCGTGGTTTTGGCTATACCGCCGCAACATCGAATGCAGCAATTGGTGCCAACGTAGTTCTGGCCGGTCCGGCCACCGCCGCCGACCACTGGATTACCGATGGCGGCACGGGCCTGAACATCGGCGTGAGCAATGGTGTGAACATTGGCTGCGTAGTTGGTCTTGGCAACGCTGCTGCTCCCTTCCAATATAGTGCCTTTACCGCAGTGGCAAAACATCGCACTGGCCCCCGGACCTTTGGCGTGGACAGTGATGTTACCGCAGTATACTGGAACGCCACTGGAAACTTTGGCCTCGATCCCTATACTCTTGTAATCGGTGATGTTCCCGCCGTTGGCGCCGCAGGGGTCAACGTTCTTACCACTGCCGCTAACTGGACCGCACTGTAA
- a CDS encoding sensor histidine kinase yields MRVWNLKAQTILAFFLVLGIGMLLLNAVSMQLWKRQALSADLDHGRSLLAAMARNLPAVGGAERFSTEVEQIVQSDAAVVCVAAANAQGKIINISGGCEHFTKALEGALANAVHSGAANSRLLSPPPGNDSNLQNNVLLVAQPFRSPDGSRGGVAMVRSTEPIDGQLWENEKIILVYILANAVVLAVVGFFRMVKLVVRPLERLAEQADTYSLRHDFLPFSGRVGNEFGRLSSSLNRMIAQLEEDRGALMQKVDSLRLANEELDRNRREMVRAEKMASIGRLAAGLAHEIGNPLGVVQGYLDLLGQGEVTSDERKEFARRAEQEVTRVGRLIRQLLDYARPVEGAPAPLRVRELLADCLELFRQGKVDGHIEFSFISEADEDLVLADGDGLRQIFVNCLMNAVDAIGPLPKGRILARCFNEQEGDRRYVRVVIEDNGPGIAQEHLESVFEPFFTTKEPGSGTGLGLAVSCSLVEKWGGRMWAESGRGEEGRGAAIWISLPLAPSASGGDSPSDNGMAA; encoded by the coding sequence ATGCGGGTCTGGAATTTGAAGGCGCAGACGATTCTGGCCTTTTTTCTGGTTCTTGGAATCGGCATGTTGCTGCTCAATGCCGTGTCCATGCAGCTCTGGAAACGGCAGGCCCTGTCCGCCGATCTGGATCATGGCCGGAGCCTGCTTGCGGCCATGGCCAGGAACCTGCCTGCAGTTGGCGGCGCAGAACGGTTCAGCACAGAAGTCGAGCAGATAGTGCAGTCGGATGCGGCTGTTGTCTGCGTCGCTGCGGCAAACGCACAGGGAAAAATCATCAACATCTCCGGGGGATGTGAACACTTCACAAAAGCCTTGGAGGGTGCCTTGGCCAATGCTGTGCACTCTGGGGCTGCGAACAGCCGGCTGCTTTCTCCTCCTCCTGGTAACGATTCAAACCTGCAAAACAATGTGCTCCTCGTTGCCCAGCCCTTCCGGTCGCCGGATGGGTCAAGGGGTGGTGTGGCCATGGTCCGCTCCACCGAACCGATCGATGGGCAGTTGTGGGAAAATGAAAAGATCATCTTGGTCTATATCCTTGCCAATGCGGTGGTCCTTGCGGTTGTGGGTTTTTTCCGCATGGTCAAGCTTGTGGTCCGTCCCCTGGAGCGACTTGCCGAACAGGCGGACACCTATTCGCTCCGCCATGATTTTTTGCCCTTTTCAGGGCGGGTGGGGAATGAGTTCGGTCGTCTTTCCTCAAGCTTGAACCGGATGATTGCGCAACTTGAAGAGGATCGGGGGGCGCTTATGCAAAAGGTGGACTCGTTGCGGCTTGCCAACGAGGAACTGGATCGAAACCGGCGCGAAATGGTCCGGGCGGAAAAGATGGCCTCCATCGGCAGGCTGGCTGCCGGTCTTGCCCATGAGATTGGCAATCCCCTTGGGGTGGTGCAGGGATATTTGGATCTTCTCGGGCAAGGGGAGGTGACCTCCGACGAACGGAAGGAGTTCGCAAGGCGTGCCGAACAGGAGGTGACGCGGGTGGGCAGACTGATCCGGCAGTTGCTTGATTATGCCCGACCGGTTGAAGGCGCCCCGGCGCCGTTGCGGGTGCGGGAGCTGTTGGCGGATTGCCTGGAGCTGTTTCGCCAGGGGAAGGTAGATGGACACATAGAGTTTTCTTTTATTTCTGAGGCGGACGAAGATCTGGTGCTGGCCGATGGGGATGGTCTGCGTCAGATCTTTGTGAATTGTCTGATGAATGCGGTTGATGCCATTGGTCCGCTGCCAAAAGGAAGGATCCTCGCGCGGTGCTTCAACGAGCAGGAGGGGGATCGGCGATACGTCCGGGTTGTTATCGAGGACAACGGTCCGGGAATTGCACAAGAACATCTGGAGAGCGTGTTCGAGCCTTTTTTCACCACCAAGGAGCCGGGCAGTGGGACAGGCCTGGGGTTGGCCGTGTCCTGTTCGCTTGTCGAGAAATGGGGGGGGAGGATGTGGGCGGAAAGCGGGCGTGGTGAAGAGGGGAGGGGCGCGGCCATCTGGATTTCCTTGCCTCTGGCTCCTTCCGCGAGTGGGGGGGATTCTCCGTCGGACAATGGCATGGCGGCGTAA
- a CDS encoding sigma-54-dependent transcriptional regulator, producing MGEIGRLLIIDDEETMLEMLSIVTSKAGYEVTLARNGEEGLAAIEKGLFSLILCDLKMPRLDGMAFLGKAREQGVDAPIIMMSAYAAIEDAVAAIKGGAYDFITKPFKADEVLLTLGRAAEHMRLRRENLLLRRQIDDLQVSQGLGGIIAQSPVMTAFLKTASRVAQHDITVLITGESGTGKELLARGIHAKSNRAQKPFLAVNCGGMPETLLESELFGYVRGAFTGAEKDRKGIFQEAEGGTLFLDEIGELPADAQVKLLRVLQEREVRPVGGARTVPVDVRVLAATARDLQEEVRSGTFREDLFFRLNVIPLHVPPLRERKDDIPLLCMHLLAKIGKKFGKSVPELSPAALALLLRHQWPGNVRELENALERAVVLADKIILPEHLPENLLGQESENCLEGVLGTFSLKKGQREMERVLIRRALDATGGNKSKAGLLLEISYPSLLSKMKEYGL from the coding sequence ATGGGTGAGATTGGGCGGTTATTGATAATCGATGATGAGGAAACCATGCTGGAGATGCTTTCCATCGTCACCTCTAAAGCCGGATATGAGGTAACCCTCGCCAGAAACGGCGAGGAAGGGTTGGCCGCCATCGAGAAGGGGCTTTTTTCCCTGATTTTATGCGATTTGAAGATGCCCCGGTTGGATGGGATGGCGTTTCTGGGAAAAGCCAGGGAGCAGGGCGTTGATGCACCCATTATAATGATGTCCGCCTATGCGGCCATCGAGGATGCCGTGGCCGCGATAAAGGGTGGCGCCTATGATTTCATCACCAAGCCTTTTAAGGCGGATGAAGTGCTCCTGACCCTGGGAAGGGCTGCGGAGCATATGCGGTTACGGCGGGAAAATCTCCTGCTGCGGCGGCAGATCGATGATTTGCAGGTTTCGCAGGGGCTTGGTGGGATTATCGCACAAAGCCCGGTCATGACGGCATTCCTCAAGACTGCCTCCAGAGTTGCACAGCACGACATCACGGTTCTCATTACCGGAGAGAGCGGGACCGGCAAGGAGCTTTTGGCGCGGGGGATCCACGCCAAAAGCAACCGGGCGCAAAAACCATTCCTTGCCGTCAATTGCGGGGGGATGCCGGAAACCCTTCTGGAAAGCGAATTGTTCGGCTATGTGCGGGGTGCCTTTACCGGGGCGGAAAAAGACCGAAAGGGGATTTTTCAGGAGGCTGAGGGCGGAACGCTGTTTCTCGACGAGATCGGCGAACTTCCGGCTGATGCCCAGGTGAAATTGCTGCGGGTCCTGCAGGAGCGGGAGGTACGGCCGGTGGGCGGGGCACGGACGGTGCCGGTCGATGTGCGGGTCCTGGCGGCGACAGCCCGGGATTTGCAGGAAGAGGTGAGATCCGGGACCTTTCGGGAGGATCTTTTCTTCCGCTTAAATGTGATTCCTTTGCATGTCCCGCCTCTTCGGGAGCGGAAGGATGATATCCCCCTTCTCTGTATGCATCTGCTCGCCAAGATCGGCAAAAAATTCGGGAAAAGCGTTCCGGAGTTATCCCCCGCCGCCTTGGCGTTGTTGTTGCGTCACCAATGGCCGGGAAATGTGCGGGAGTTGGAGAATGCCCTGGAGCGGGCGGTAGTGCTTGCGGATAAAATTATCCTGCCGGAGCATCTGCCTGAAAATCTGCTGGGGCAGGAATCAGAAAATTGCCTGGAAGGAGTGTTGGGAACATTTTCGTTGAAAAAGGGGCAGCGCGAGATGGAGCGGGTTTTGATCCGACGGGCCCTGGATGCAACCGGGGGCAACAAGAGCAAGGCTGGCCTCCTGCTCGAAATCAGCTATCCTTCCCTGCTCAGTAAAATGAAAGAATACGGTCTGTAG
- a CDS encoding GspH/FimT family pseudopilin: protein MVVDNTMNSLKRQHRRAGFTLAELMMVIAIIGIMSMIAITMGLRYYPDYQARGAARNLVANLQLARIEAIRSSANVVVEMTPGVLTVTGRVGGYRAFVDDGAGGGVSANNIRDGAERIIYTEIMPDRVSLIGLAGFTAAADPLAAAGTRFTRYNARGILPSVADAGTITLGNGTRTYTAALSTAGYIRLGVF, encoded by the coding sequence ATGGTCGTCGATAACACAATGAATTCGCTCAAGAGACAACATAGGCGAGCCGGCTTTACTCTGGCTGAGCTGATGATGGTGATTGCCATTATCGGTATCATGTCGATGATTGCCATCACCATGGGGCTTCGCTATTACCCGGATTATCAGGCCAGGGGAGCGGCTCGCAATCTGGTGGCCAATTTGCAGTTGGCCCGGATAGAGGCGATTCGGTCAAGTGCCAATGTGGTGGTCGAGATGACCCCCGGTGTGCTCACTGTTACTGGCCGGGTTGGGGGCTATCGGGCCTTCGTGGATGACGGCGCGGGAGGCGGTGTTTCCGCAAACAACATCCGTGATGGCGCGGAGCGCATCATTTATACAGAAATCATGCCCGACCGGGTCTCTCTTATCGGGCTGGCCGGTTTCACGGCGGCGGCCGACCCTCTCGCCGCAGCGGGGACGAGGTTTACCCGCTACAATGCGCGGGGTATTTTGCCAAGCGTGGCCGATGCGGGCACCATTACCCTGGGTAATGGTACGAGAACTTATACCGCAGCCCTTTCCACCGCCGGGTATATTCGTTTGGGAGTTTTCTGA
- a CDS encoding PilW family protein: MQNIQQKRTLALLSREGFTIVELMISLLIGGVIMAGVVSAFLAQHKSYLVQDDNVFMQENLRSAVEIMTRDLRMIGYDPDGLGAGITAAAANSLTFTREDDAAGALETITYSLYDAYGDNDNDLGRILNGGAQTPVAENIEVLDFVYLNGSGTVTAALGDIRTIQFALVVRAETPDQKYVDTNTYTNLQGTTILGPPGDNFRRRLYRSSVLCRNLRNL; encoded by the coding sequence ATGCAAAATATTCAACAGAAAAGGACTCTGGCTTTGCTCTCCAGAGAGGGTTTTACCATTGTGGAGTTGATGATCTCTCTGCTCATCGGCGGAGTGATCATGGCAGGTGTCGTCTCGGCCTTTCTTGCCCAGCATAAAAGCTATCTTGTGCAGGACGACAATGTGTTCATGCAGGAAAATCTGCGCTCTGCCGTGGAAATAATGACCCGGGATTTGCGCATGATCGGTTATGACCCGGACGGACTCGGCGCGGGCATCACCGCTGCCGCAGCCAACAGCCTCACGTTTACGAGAGAAGACGATGCCGCCGGCGCGCTTGAAACCATAACCTACTCGCTGTATGACGCTTATGGCGATAATGATAATGATTTGGGGCGAATTCTCAATGGGGGCGCACAGACACCGGTTGCCGAAAATATCGAAGTCCTTGATTTTGTCTATCTGAACGGCAGTGGCACAGTTACCGCCGCCCTCGGTGATATCCGCACCATACAATTTGCTTTAGTGGTGCGGGCGGAGACCCCGGATCAGAAATATGTGGACACCAACACCTATACCAATCTGCAAGGGACGACGATCTTGGGTCCTCCAGGCGATAATTTCCGTCGTCGTCTCTACCGGAGTTCCGTGTTGTGTCGGAACCTTCGGAATCTGTAA
- a CDS encoding type IV pilus modification PilV family protein, whose translation MRNGERGFTIIEVLIAMLVLATGILGAAVLQITSIRGNSSAFEMNEAGALDAASLESLLAESYAAGGLTSTQLSTMMGVPMGTLVDMDGDGQAGLNDNTVATADYNVAQGRYTLFVNVWSYTPPAPAVPNVRHRIRAIMQWQGILGIRRQIVLNSVRGTKVP comes from the coding sequence ATGCGAAACGGAGAGCGTGGCTTTACCATTATCGAGGTCCTCATTGCCATGTTGGTGCTGGCCACCGGCATTCTTGGCGCGGCTGTCTTGCAGATTACCTCGATCCGGGGAAACAGTTCCGCCTTTGAGATGAACGAAGCCGGAGCGCTTGATGCAGCTTCTTTGGAATCATTGCTGGCGGAGTCATACGCGGCAGGGGGGCTGACTTCGACTCAGCTGTCAACCATGATGGGGGTTCCCATGGGAACCTTGGTGGACATGGATGGGGATGGTCAGGCGGGTTTGAACGACAATACCGTGGCAACTGCGGATTACAACGTTGCCCAGGGGCGTTATACGCTGTTTGTCAATGTTTGGAGCTATACTCCCCCAGCTCCGGCTGTGCCGAATGTTCGCCACCGGATCCGGGCCATTATGCAATGGCAGGGTATTCTCGGTATTCGGCGGCAGATTGTTTTGAACAGCGTACGTGGAACCAAGGTGCCCTGA
- a CDS encoding pilus assembly PilX family protein gives MIGQNEKGFVLVAAMVMLLIVLAIGIFASRQSNTETMISGVEKNYKENLYRAETAVFDGAQEIEDANYDALADRTLPGLIYKDQLAIRPGNDTDADGIVSPAEVRTSPEWDPATAGAVSQVSWVTPARYMCVDQGVPPGQKLSGDVMVSYMCYGKSQEDSGNVTIRIEFRKILKQ, from the coding sequence ATGATCGGACAAAATGAAAAGGGCTTTGTGCTGGTTGCGGCCATGGTCATGCTTTTGATCGTGCTGGCAATAGGCATCTTCGCCTCCCGACAGAGTAACACGGAAACCATGATCTCCGGGGTTGAAAAAAACTATAAGGAAAACCTGTATCGGGCGGAGACCGCGGTTTTTGATGGGGCGCAAGAGATCGAAGATGCCAACTACGATGCGCTGGCCGATAGAACGCTTCCCGGCTTGATCTACAAGGATCAACTGGCCATCCGCCCGGGGAATGATACAGACGCGGACGGCATCGTGAGCCCTGCTGAGGTACGGACCAGCCCTGAATGGGACCCTGCCACCGCTGGAGCTGTTTCCCAGGTCTCCTGGGTTACTCCGGCACGGTATATGTGTGTTGATCAAGGGGTTCCTCCCGGACAAAAACTCAGCGGCGATGTAATGGTAAGCTATATGTGCTATGGCAAATCTCAAGAAGACAGCGGCAATGTCACCATCCGGATTGAATTCAGAAAAATATTGAAACAATAA